From Roseburia hominis, the proteins below share one genomic window:
- the pyk gene encoding pyruvate kinase, with product MRKTKIICTLGPSTDKEGVLETLIKEGLNVARFNFSHGTHEEQKARLDQLKEIRERLGLPIAALLDTKGPEIRIRTFEEGKVELVEGQEFILTPEDIVGTAKEVSVTYENLYQDVKEGDSILIDDGLIGLQVLAIEGKDIRCVVKNGGMVSNRKGINLPGVDVNMPFISEKDREDILFGIREGFDFIAASFTRTAEDVQEIRDILKENGGEGINIIAKIENQQGVNNIDSIIEAADGIMIARGDMGVEIPLEEVPVIQKEIISKVYNAGKQVITATQMLDSMMKNPRPTRAETTDVANAIYQGTSAIMLSGETAAGKYPVEALKTMVRIAVRTESDIPYDQLLSERKKEGRQDMTSAISHATCMTAMDLGAKAIITVSKSGHTAQMISKYRPGCLIVGCTPDERTYRKLNMSWGIAPIMIKEEYSMEILFLHATEAAERAGYVVEGDMTVLTAGVPLGKPGNTNLIKATVVGEY from the coding sequence ATGCGCAAAACTAAGATTATTTGTACCCTTGGCCCATCGACGGACAAGGAAGGCGTTCTGGAAACTCTGATTAAAGAAGGGCTGAATGTCGCCAGATTTAACTTTTCTCATGGCACTCACGAGGAGCAGAAGGCAAGGCTGGATCAGCTAAAGGAGATCAGAGAGAGACTGGGACTCCCCATTGCAGCGCTTTTGGACACGAAAGGGCCGGAGATTCGTATTCGTACATTTGAAGAGGGAAAAGTAGAGCTTGTGGAAGGGCAGGAATTTATCCTGACGCCGGAAGATATTGTCGGAACGGCCAAGGAGGTATCCGTGACATACGAGAATCTGTATCAGGACGTAAAGGAAGGAGACAGCATTCTGATCGACGATGGACTGATCGGACTTCAGGTGCTTGCCATCGAGGGCAAGGATATTCGTTGTGTTGTAAAAAACGGCGGTATGGTTTCCAACCGGAAGGGAATCAACCTCCCGGGCGTGGATGTGAATATGCCGTTTATCAGCGAGAAGGACAGAGAGGATATCCTGTTCGGAATCAGGGAAGGATTTGATTTTATTGCGGCGTCATTTACCAGAACGGCGGAAGATGTGCAGGAGATCCGGGATATTCTGAAGGAAAATGGCGGAGAAGGGATCAACATTATTGCGAAGATCGAGAATCAGCAGGGCGTGAATAATATAGACAGTATTATAGAAGCGGCGGACGGAATCATGATCGCCAGAGGCGATATGGGCGTGGAGATTCCGCTGGAAGAGGTTCCAGTGATCCAGAAGGAGATTATTTCCAAGGTCTACAATGCAGGAAAGCAGGTGATCACTGCGACGCAGATGCTGGATTCTATGATGAAGAATCCGCGTCCGACCCGTGCGGAGACGACGGACGTGGCGAACGCCATTTACCAGGGCACAAGTGCGATCATGCTATCCGGAGAGACGGCGGCAGGAAAGTATCCGGTGGAAGCGCTGAAGACGATGGTGCGGATCGCGGTGCGTACCGAGAGTGATATCCCCTATGATCAGCTGCTTAGCGAGCGCAAGAAAGAGGGACGTCAGGATATGACCAGTGCAATTTCCCATGCGACCTGTATGACGGCGATGGATCTGGGCGCGAAGGCGATCATCACGGTCAGCAAGTCCGGACACACGGCGCAGATGATTTCCAAGTATCGCCCAGGCTGTCTGATCGTGGGCTGTACGCCGGATGAGAGGACTTATCGGAAGCTGAATATGTCCTGGGGGATCGCTCCGATCATGATCAAGGAAGAATATAGCATGGAGATTCTGTTCCTGCACGCGACGGAGGCTGCTGAGAGAGCGGGTTACGTGGTTGAGGGCGATATGACGGTGCTGACGGCAGGCGTGCCGCTCGGGAAACCGGGTAATACGAACCTGATCAAGGCTACGGTTGTGGGGGAGTATTAA
- a CDS encoding AAA family ATPase, with translation MAKTVAIGIQNFEELIQKNCFYVDKTDFIKEWWDSKDSVTLIARPRRFGKTLNMSMTEQFFSVDYAGRGDLFEGLSIWENEEYREIQGTYPVISLSFANVKEVTFRNTKEKICQLLTNLYVKYSFLKESDVLADADKAFFDRMLSPVDMRDTDATLALYQLSDYLCRYYGKKVIILLDEYDTPMQEAYVDGYWEELTAFTRSLFNSTFKTNPWLERGLMTGITRVSKESIFSDLNNLKVVTTTSDEYATAFGFTEPEVFAALEEYGLGAERERVKQWYDGFIFGSHKDIYNPWSILNLLDTGTITTYWANTSSNSLVGKLLREGNRKVKETFERLLKGEVIKAPIDEQIVYNQLNGSEEAVYSLLVASGYLKVLSYERLDLLENGEEQMYELALTNYEVERMFEGMIRRWFVEVKSDYNDFIKAMLLDDLDAMNEYMNRVAFGTFSYFDTERNSLREEPERFYHGFMLGLLVELQNRYVITSNRESGFGRYDVMFEPKNPKKDDAIILEFKVFNARREKSLADTVNAALQQIEEKKYAAQLEMRGIAKECIRSYGFAFQGKNVLIEKG, from the coding sequence ATGGCGAAGACAGTTGCGATCGGGATACAGAATTTTGAGGAACTTATACAGAAGAATTGTTTTTATGTGGATAAGACAGATTTTATCAAAGAGTGGTGGGACAGTAAAGACAGTGTCACACTGATCGCGCGTCCACGGCGTTTTGGAAAGACGCTGAATATGAGTATGACAGAGCAGTTTTTTTCGGTGGATTATGCGGGAAGAGGAGACCTATTCGAGGGGCTTTCCATATGGGAGAATGAAGAATACAGGGAAATCCAGGGGACCTATCCGGTGATCAGCCTTTCTTTTGCAAATGTGAAGGAAGTTACTTTTCGGAATACGAAAGAAAAAATCTGCCAGCTTCTTACGAATTTGTACGTAAAATATTCTTTTTTGAAGGAGAGCGATGTGCTGGCAGATGCGGATAAAGCATTTTTTGACCGAATGCTGTCGCCGGTGGACATGCGCGATACGGATGCGACTTTAGCGTTGTATCAGCTGTCGGATTATCTTTGTCGTTATTATGGTAAGAAGGTCATTATTCTTTTAGATGAGTATGATACTCCGATGCAGGAAGCTTATGTAGATGGTTATTGGGAGGAGCTTACAGCTTTTACAAGGAGCCTGTTCAATTCCACCTTTAAAACCAATCCGTGGCTGGAGCGTGGACTCATGACCGGAATTACCAGAGTCAGCAAGGAATCGATTTTTTCGGATTTGAATAATTTGAAGGTAGTAACTACAACGTCTGATGAATATGCTACAGCCTTTGGATTTACGGAGCCAGAGGTATTTGCTGCACTGGAGGAATATGGGTTGGGTGCGGAAAGGGAAAGGGTAAAGCAGTGGTATGATGGCTTTATTTTTGGCAGCCATAAAGATATTTATAATCCCTGGTCCATTTTAAATTTATTAGATACAGGAACAATCACAACCTATTGGGCAAATACCAGTTCAAACAGCCTTGTAGGAAAGCTGCTTAGGGAAGGAAACCGTAAAGTCAAGGAAACGTTTGAGAGACTGTTAAAGGGCGAAGTCATAAAGGCTCCGATTGACGAGCAGATCGTGTATAATCAGCTAAACGGAAGCGAGGAGGCAGTTTACAGCCTGCTTGTGGCAAGCGGCTATCTGAAAGTCCTTTCTTATGAACGTTTGGATCTGCTGGAAAATGGAGAAGAGCAGATGTATGAACTGGCGCTTACGAATTATGAAGTGGAGCGTATGTTTGAGGGTATGATCCGTCGGTGGTTTGTGGAGGTAAAATCGGATTATAATGATTTTATCAAGGCGATGTTACTTGACGATCTTGATGCGATGAATGAATATATGAATCGGGTGGCTTTTGGAACATTCAGTTATTTTGATACGGAGCGGAACTCGCTGAGGGAGGAGCCGGAGCGTTTTTATCATGGATTTATGCTGGGGTTATTGGTAGAATTGCAGAACAGATATGTGATTACTTCCAACCGGGAGAGCGGCTTCGGCAGGTATGACGTGATGTTTGAGCCGAAGAATCCGAAGAAGGACGACGCGATCATCTTGGAATTTAAGGTGTTCAATGCGAGAAGAGAAAAGAGCCTTGCTGATACGGTAAATGCAGCGCTTCAGCAGATTGAGGAAAAGAAGTATGCGGCGCAGCTTGAGATGCGGGGGATTGCAAAAGAATGTATCCGGAGCTACGGATTCGCTTTTCAGGGGAAGAATGTGTTGATTGAAAAGGGATAA
- a CDS encoding type II TA system antitoxin MqsA family protein: MEAITLIRKVHMECPLCDKVHEIEERKRITNTVIKGEEVTYEERFYFCANATEDENEFESGAMMNENLLNARNAYRRKKGLLTSNEIIEIRENYGLSQVDLARLLGWGEATISRYESKAIQDEAYDVMLRLIKDNPLKALEFLKKNGGKFSASKRTGVREQIIKELDTYGKEFLTRQTFEGEYADFDEPSDSNGYAILDIDKLEAVVSYLAEFMSNLYKVKLMKSLWYSDVLSYKRTGKAMTGLVYRHEAMGALPVGHYSLMNLENLNIKEEISYNYDSMLHVYPSEAADYSILSDEDKEILDAVIKKFKNYKASEIVDYMHEEKAYKETSNGAIIPFSLAKEIRSFE, from the coding sequence ATGGAGGCTATTACATTAATCAGAAAAGTTCATATGGAATGTCCACTATGTGATAAGGTTCACGAGATTGAGGAAAGGAAACGTATAACAAATACAGTTATTAAAGGGGAAGAGGTGACTTACGAAGAGAGATTCTATTTTTGTGCAAATGCTACTGAAGATGAAAACGAATTTGAAAGTGGTGCCATGATGAACGAAAATCTTCTGAATGCCCGCAATGCGTACCGGAGGAAGAAGGGGCTTCTTACTTCAAATGAAATAATTGAAATTCGTGAGAATTATGGATTATCCCAGGTGGATTTGGCAAGATTGCTGGGCTGGGGAGAGGCGACAATCTCGAGATATGAGAGTAAGGCCATTCAAGATGAGGCGTATGATGTGATGCTTCGTTTGATTAAGGATAATCCTTTAAAAGCACTGGAATTTTTGAAAAAAAATGGCGGCAAATTTTCGGCTTCAAAAAGAACAGGGGTAAGAGAGCAAATCATTAAAGAATTAGATACTTATGGAAAAGAATTTCTCACACGGCAGACATTTGAAGGTGAGTATGCTGACTTTGATGAGCCATCGGATTCTAATGGCTATGCAATACTTGATATTGATAAATTAGAAGCAGTGGTTTCTTATTTGGCTGAATTTATGTCGAACTTATATAAAGTGAAGCTTATGAAGTCATTATGGTATTCGGATGTATTATCTTATAAGCGGACCGGAAAAGCGATGACGGGGTTGGTATATAGGCATGAGGCTATGGGAGCGCTTCCTGTTGGACATTATAGTTTAATGAATCTAGAAAACTTAAATATTAAAGAAGAAATAAGTTATAACTATGATTCCATGCTTCATGTGTATCCTAGCGAGGCTGCGGATTATTCGATTCTTAGTGATGAGGACAAAGAAATTCTTGATGCTGTAATCAAGAAGTTTAAGAATTATAAGGCGTCTGAAATTGTGGACTACATGCATGAAGAAAAAGCATATAAAGAAACTTCAAATGGTGCGATTATCCCATTTAGCCTTGCTAAAGAGATCAGAAGTTTTGAATAA
- a CDS encoding glucose-6-phosphate isomerase, producing the protein MINWNNLDTLTSFEELQNVERVKLAEAMSGENGAERVKKYSVPMAAGLNFNYGARPVDDAVLAALAKLAEEAQLTEKYEALYNGEMINTGEKRLVLHQLTRGQLGEAVIADGVDKRAFYVEQQKNIAEFANKVHAGELTNAAGEKFTTVVQIGIGGSDLGPRAMYLALENWAKVNDTLKMKAEFISNVDPDDASGVLSRIDLAHSIFVLVSKSGTTLETLTNESFVKDALAKAGLDASKHMIAVTSETSPLAKSEDYLAAFFMDDYIGGRYSSTSGVGGAVLSLAFGPEVFDQFLTGAAEEDALAKEKDLLKNPAMLDALIGVYERNILGYQNTAVLPYSQALSRFPAHLQQLDMESNGKSVNRFGEPVNYATGPVIFGEPGTNGQHSFYQLLHQGTDIVPLQFVGFRNNQMENDVVIQGSTSQQKLCANVAAQIVAFACGKADENRNKNFEGGRPSSIIIGDKLDPKALGALLSHFENKVMFQGFVWNLNSFDQEGVQLGKVLAKRVLAHETDGALKVYSDLLNI; encoded by the coding sequence ATGATTAATTGGAATAACTTAGATACACTTACTTCATTTGAAGAGCTCCAGAATGTAGAGCGTGTGAAGCTGGCAGAGGCAATGTCCGGAGAGAACGGCGCAGAACGTGTAAAGAAATACAGCGTTCCGATGGCAGCAGGACTTAACTTTAACTACGGAGCAAGACCGGTGGACGACGCCGTACTTGCTGCTCTCGCAAAGCTGGCAGAAGAAGCGCAGCTTACAGAAAAGTATGAAGCTCTGTATAACGGCGAGATGATCAATACCGGCGAGAAGCGTCTCGTGCTTCACCAGCTTACCCGCGGTCAGTTAGGTGAGGCGGTCATCGCAGACGGCGTTGACAAGCGGGCTTTCTATGTAGAGCAGCAGAAGAACATCGCTGAGTTTGCGAATAAAGTACATGCCGGTGAGCTTACCAACGCAGCAGGAGAGAAGTTCACGACTGTTGTACAGATCGGAATCGGCGGAAGCGACCTTGGACCGCGTGCTATGTACCTGGCGCTGGAGAACTGGGCAAAGGTGAATGACACACTGAAGATGAAAGCGGAATTCATCAGTAATGTTGACCCGGACGATGCGTCGGGCGTTTTGAGCAGGATCGATCTTGCGCATTCTATTTTCGTACTAGTTTCAAAGTCCGGTACGACTCTGGAGACTTTGACCAATGAGTCTTTCGTAAAAGACGCTTTGGCAAAAGCGGGATTAGATGCTTCTAAACATATGATCGCTGTCACCAGCGAGACCTCTCCGCTTGCAAAGAGTGAGGATTATCTTGCGGCGTTCTTTATGGACGATTACATCGGCGGAAGGTATTCTTCCACATCGGGAGTAGGCGGAGCCGTATTGTCCCTTGCATTCGGACCGGAGGTGTTCGACCAGTTCCTTACCGGTGCGGCAGAGGAAGACGCGCTTGCAAAAGAGAAAGATCTCTTAAAGAATCCGGCAATGTTAGATGCTTTGATCGGCGTTTACGAGCGTAACATATTAGGCTACCAGAACACGGCAGTCCTTCCGTACTCACAGGCGCTCAGCCGTTTCCCGGCACACCTGCAGCAGCTGGATATGGAGTCCAACGGTAAGTCAGTGAACCGTTTCGGAGAGCCGGTAAATTATGCAACAGGTCCGGTCATCTTTGGAGAACCGGGAACGAACGGACAGCATTCCTTCTACCAGCTCCTTCACCAGGGAACAGATATCGTACCGCTGCAGTTCGTTGGATTTAGAAACAACCAGATGGAAAATGATGTTGTGATCCAGGGCAGTACAAGCCAGCAGAAGCTGTGTGCAAATGTTGCCGCTCAGATTGTAGCTTTTGCATGTGGCAAGGCAGATGAGAACCGCAATAAGAACTTCGAGGGCGGACGTCCGTCAAGCATCATTATCGGCGACAAGCTGGATCCGAAAGCCCTTGGAGCTTTGTTATCACATTTTGAAAATAAAGTGATGTTCCAGGGATTTGTCTGGAATCTGAACAGCTTCGATCAGGAGGGCGTACAGCTTGGCAAGGTATTGGCGAAGCGTGTACTTGCCCATGAGACAGACGGAGCACTGAAGGTATACAGTGATCTGCTGAATATCTAA
- a CDS encoding helix-turn-helix domain-containing protein yields the protein MLANQVLQRMIYEIADIVGCNCSIWSMEGLMLAAVGEEKPAVKREVKNYILDVREYGPQIQKIDAELALFTACDELDPVYIFVMEHRGTVDARVSGRLCISQLEALIRMNKERMDKNRFLQNLILDNLLLVDIYNQARKLMIPIEKKRTVILIEPKNPEDTIVLDMIRGIYTSGSGDYVTAVDERHVILIKSLEETEGYEEINHIVEMLVDMINTEAMMNVRIAYGTVVPELKGVSQSYKEAAMALDVGRIFYPEKNIFGYNELGIGRLIHQLPLSLCEMFMEEVFEGKNVDQFEEETLSTVDKFFENNLNISETARQLFVHRNTLVYRLEKIQKQTGLDVRIFEDALTFKIALMVADHIKFLRAEEQ from the coding sequence GTGTTAGCAAATCAGGTTTTGCAGAGAATGATTTATGAAATAGCAGATATCGTAGGGTGTAATTGTTCCATCTGGAGCATGGAAGGATTGATGCTGGCAGCGGTGGGAGAAGAAAAGCCCGCGGTAAAACGGGAAGTAAAAAACTATATACTTGATGTCAGGGAATACGGGCCGCAGATACAGAAAATAGACGCAGAACTGGCACTTTTTACTGCCTGCGATGAGCTGGACCCGGTCTATATATTTGTGATGGAGCATAGAGGAACCGTAGACGCCCGCGTGAGCGGACGGCTCTGTATCAGCCAGCTTGAGGCGCTGATCCGCATGAATAAGGAGAGAATGGATAAGAACCGGTTCCTGCAGAATCTGATTTTAGACAATCTGCTTTTGGTGGACATTTATAATCAGGCCAGAAAGCTGATGATTCCCATCGAAAAAAAGCGGACAGTCATTTTAATTGAACCGAAGAACCCGGAAGATACGATCGTCCTTGATATGATCCGGGGAATTTACACTTCGGGCAGTGGAGACTATGTAACAGCGGTGGATGAGAGGCATGTGATCCTGATTAAATCACTGGAAGAGACAGAAGGTTACGAGGAAATCAACCACATAGTAGAGATGCTGGTGGATATGATAAATACCGAGGCGATGATGAATGTACGCATCGCTTACGGAACGGTGGTGCCGGAGCTGAAAGGGGTATCCCAATCCTATAAAGAAGCGGCGATGGCACTCGATGTAGGAAGAATATTTTATCCCGAGAAGAATATTTTCGGCTACAACGAATTAGGTATCGGACGGCTGATCCATCAACTTCCCTTATCGCTTTGCGAGATGTTTATGGAAGAAGTATTTGAAGGGAAAAATGTGGACCAGTTTGAGGAAGAGACGCTGTCAACGGTAGACAAATTTTTTGAAAATAATCTGAATATTTCGGAGACGGCGCGTCAGCTTTTTGTGCATCGGAACACACTGGTGTACAGGCTGGAGAAGATTCAGAAACAGACAGGGCTTGACGTAAGGATATTTGAGGACGCTCTGACGTTCAAGATCGCACTTATGGTGGCGGATCACATTAAATTTCTTCGAGCAGAGGAGCAATAG
- a CDS encoding hydratase, producing MVKLYDGGAYLVNGTEIIADAPDALEAVRAKTGVETTKQTAAQQTMAYGILRDHNTSGNMERLQIRFDKLTSHDITFVGIIQTARASGLTKFPIPYVLTNCHNSLCAVGGTINEDDHMFGLTCAKKYGGVYVPPHQAVIHQFAREMLAGGGKMILGSDSHTRYGALGTMAMGEGGPELVKQLLNKTYDIKMPGVVGIYLDGEPMKGVGPQDVALAIIGATFGNGYVNNKVMEFVGPGVEKLSADFRIGIDVMTTETTCLSSIWKTDEKIREFYDIHGRVEEYKELNPGAVAYYDGMVYVNLSEIKPMIAMPFHPSNVYTIEDVNANLADVLHDVEQRALVSLDGAVEYSLQSKIVNGRLYVDQGIIAGCAGGGFENICAAADIIRGKYIGSDEFTFSVYPASTPIYMELVKNGAVADLMAAGTIVKTAFCGPCFGAGDTPANNAFSIRHSTRNFPNREGSKLQSGQIASVALMDARSIAATAANKGFLTPATDMDVEFRNPTYHFDKNIYANRVFDSHGVADPGVEIKFGPNIKDWPAMSALPENLVLKVVSEIHDPVTTTDELIPSGETSSYRSNPLGLAEFALSRKDPAYVGRAKEVQKAQKAIEAGECPVEALSEAAPVMKAIKAAFPDKDFHDGKLADNIGFGSTIFAVKPGDGSAREQAASCQKVLGGWANIANEYATKRYRSNLINWGMLPFITDEEHTALSFKNGDYIFVPDVRKAVEEKATVIKAYVVGDELKEISLRLGDLTDAEREIILKGCLINYYRG from the coding sequence ATGGTGAAATTATATGATGGCGGTGCTTATCTGGTAAACGGAACAGAGATTATTGCAGATGCACCGGACGCCCTGGAAGCAGTCAGGGCAAAGACAGGAGTAGAGACGACAAAACAGACGGCTGCGCAGCAGACCATGGCGTATGGTATTCTGCGTGATCACAACACTTCCGGAAACATGGAGCGGCTGCAGATCAGGTTCGACAAGCTGACCTCGCACGACATTACATTTGTCGGGATCATTCAGACGGCAAGGGCGTCAGGCCTTACGAAATTCCCGATTCCCTATGTACTGACGAACTGTCACAACAGCTTGTGCGCGGTTGGCGGTACGATCAACGAAGATGACCACATGTTTGGACTGACCTGTGCAAAGAAGTACGGCGGCGTGTATGTTCCACCTCATCAGGCAGTGATCCATCAGTTCGCAAGAGAGATGTTAGCAGGCGGCGGGAAAATGATCCTTGGCTCCGACAGCCACACCCGCTATGGCGCTCTTGGCACGATGGCGATGGGCGAGGGCGGACCGGAGCTTGTAAAACAGCTTCTAAATAAGACCTATGATATCAAGATGCCGGGGGTTGTCGGTATTTACCTGGACGGAGAGCCGATGAAAGGGGTAGGTCCTCAGGACGTGGCGCTTGCCATCATCGGTGCGACATTTGGAAATGGCTATGTAAACAATAAAGTGATGGAATTCGTGGGACCGGGCGTGGAGAAGCTGAGCGCAGATTTCCGTATCGGAATCGACGTTATGACGACGGAGACGACCTGCCTGTCGTCTATCTGGAAAACGGACGAGAAGATCAGGGAATTCTACGATATTCATGGAAGAGTGGAAGAATATAAGGAGCTTAACCCGGGCGCGGTGGCCTACTATGACGGCATGGTCTATGTCAACTTAAGTGAGATTAAGCCGATGATCGCAATGCCCTTCCATCCGTCGAATGTTTACACGATCGAGGATGTGAACGCAAATCTTGCGGACGTGCTGCATGATGTGGAGCAGCGCGCTCTGGTGAGCCTTGATGGTGCGGTCGAATATTCCCTTCAAAGTAAAATCGTAAACGGCAGGTTGTATGTGGATCAGGGAATTATCGCAGGCTGTGCGGGCGGCGGATTTGAAAATATCTGCGCGGCAGCAGACATTATCCGCGGAAAATATATCGGCTCCGACGAATTTACATTCAGTGTTTACCCGGCAAGTACGCCGATTTATATGGAACTGGTGAAAAATGGCGCGGTCGCTGATCTTATGGCAGCAGGCACGATCGTGAAGACGGCGTTTTGCGGACCTTGCTTCGGTGCGGGAGATACTCCGGCAAACAATGCATTTTCTATTCGCCATTCGACCAGAAACTTCCCGAACCGTGAAGGAAGTAAGCTGCAGAGCGGACAGATTGCTTCCGTCGCACTGATGGACGCACGTTCCATTGCTGCGACGGCTGCAAATAAGGGATTTTTGACCCCGGCGACCGACATGGACGTGGAATTCAGGAATCCGACCTATCATTTCGATAAAAATATTTATGCGAACCGTGTATTTGACAGCCATGGCGTGGCAGATCCGGGTGTGGAGATCAAATTCGGACCAAATATCAAGGACTGGCCGGCGATGAGCGCTCTGCCGGAGAATCTGGTACTGAAAGTGGTTTCCGAGATTCACGATCCGGTAACGACGACGGATGAACTGATTCCGTCAGGAGAGACCTCTTCCTATCGTTCCAATCCGCTTGGACTTGCAGAATTTGCACTGTCCAGAAAGGACCCGGCCTATGTGGGACGCGCGAAAGAAGTACAGAAAGCACAGAAAGCGATCGAAGCTGGTGAGTGCCCTGTGGAAGCGCTATCTGAGGCAGCGCCGGTCATGAAGGCAATTAAGGCGGCGTTTCCTGACAAGGATTTCCATGACGGCAAGCTAGCGGACAATATCGGATTTGGAAGTACCATTTTCGCTGTGAAGCCGGGCGATGGCTCCGCAAGAGAGCAGGCGGCTTCCTGCCAGAAGGTGCTTGGCGGATGGGCGAATATTGCAAATGAGTATGCGACCAAACGATATCGTTCCAACCTGATCAACTGGGGTATGCTCCCGTTTATCACGGATGAGGAGCATACGGCGCTTTCCTTTAAGAACGGAGATTACATTTTCGTTCCGGATGTAAGAAAAGCGGTAGAGGAAAAGGCTACTGTGATTAAGGCCTATGTGGTCGGGGACGAGTTAAAGGAGATCTCGTTAAGGCTTGGTGATCTGACGGACGCGGAGCGGGAGATTATTTTGAAAGGCTGCCTGATTAATTATTATAGAGGTTAG
- a CDS encoding energy-coupled thiamine transporter ThiT, producing MFDFLVTGEGSLTTAGYAVCIIAGILLFALALVFAGKSSSKNKMTTRQLVFCAASVALAFVTSYIKIFQMPWGGSVTLCSMLFIVLVANWYGVQTGILVGLAYGILQFIQEPYVLSFFQICCDYVLAFAALGVAGFFAKSKSGLLKGYIAAVIARGAFHALGGYLYWMDYMPENFPKALKSVYPIAYNYSFLLAEAAITIIIISIPAVAKGLNQVKKLAME from the coding sequence ATGTTTGATTTTTTAGTAACTGGAGAAGGTTCTTTGACGACTGCCGGATATGCGGTGTGCATTATTGCGGGAATACTGCTTTTTGCTCTTGCGCTGGTATTTGCCGGAAAGAGCAGCAGTAAGAATAAGATGACAACCAGGCAGCTTGTGTTCTGTGCTGCATCGGTAGCGCTGGCTTTTGTGACGTCTTATATTAAGATTTTCCAGATGCCGTGGGGCGGAAGTGTTACCCTTTGCAGTATGTTGTTCATCGTACTTGTGGCAAACTGGTACGGAGTACAGACCGGGATTCTGGTCGGACTTGCGTATGGAATTCTTCAGTTTATCCAGGAACCGTATGTGCTTTCCTTTTTCCAGATATGCTGCGATTATGTCTTAGCGTTCGCGGCGCTTGGCGTGGCAGGTTTCTTCGCAAAGAGCAAGAGCGGGCTTCTCAAAGGCTATATTGCAGCGGTGATTGCAAGGGGGGCGTTCCACGCATTGGGAGGATACCTGTACTGGATGGACTATATGCCGGAGAATTTTCCGAAGGCGTTAAAGAGTGTGTATCCGATTGCGTATAATTATAGTTTTCTGCTTGCGGAAGCGGCGATTACAATTATCATTATTTCTATTCCGGCGGTGGCAAAAGGGCTGAATCAGGTGAAGAAGCTGGCGATGGAATAG
- a CDS encoding RNA polymerase sigma factor translates to MMDIWSFTDRYKLVYKDLYRFALCMMRHQQDAEDAVSEAVLSAYENIHKLRKEEAFKSWIFQILANVCKKKLRSADRKEVQLYQEEAVRSDDTAEGTETEAIKNARGEEMQGVAEPQADLSGKPMENAVADGLREDVRKAFFILSEEEQFIVSLSVFGGYNSKEIGEMFQMNASTVRSKRKRALEKMSLVLKEVAL, encoded by the coding sequence ATGATGGATATATGGTCATTTACAGATCGATACAAATTAGTTTACAAAGATTTATATCGGTTTGCACTCTGTATGATGCGTCACCAGCAGGATGCAGAGGATGCGGTGAGCGAAGCAGTACTTTCTGCTTATGAAAATATACATAAGTTGCGCAAAGAGGAGGCATTTAAGTCCTGGATTTTTCAGATTCTGGCAAATGTCTGCAAGAAGAAGTTAAGAAGTGCTGACAGAAAAGAAGTACAACTTTATCAGGAAGAGGCGGTTAGAAGTGACGATACTGCAGAAGGAACAGAAACGGAAGCGATAAAGAATGCGAGGGGAGAAGAAATGCAGGGCGTGGCAGAGCCCCAGGCGGACTTAAGCGGCAAACCGATGGAAAATGCGGTGGCAGACGGGTTGCGCGAGGACGTGAGAAAGGCATTTTTCATCCTCAGCGAGGAAGAGCAGTTTATCGTATCACTCTCCGTATTCGGCGGGTATAACAGCAAAGAGATTGGGGAAATGTTCCAGATGAATGCAAGTACGGTGAGGTCAAAGCGAAAGCGTGCGCTTGAAAAAATGAGTCTTGTATTAAAGGAGGTGGCGTTATGA